In a single window of the Nodularia spumigena CCY9414 genome:
- the mgtE gene encoding magnesium transporter — protein MQSRSRQELQDLVRQQLQVLLEQKNFQGAKALLIPVQVADIAESIEGLPEATQAIAFRLLSKEEAIEVFEYLDPSVQQTLLEDFKRQDVQEIVDYMSPDDRARLFDELPAKVVRRLLQQLSPAERDATALLLGYAPNTAGRIMTPEYLSLRENITINQALAQIRSLANLRETIYYIYVTDDARRLTGILSLRDLILAQPEQTIGSIMTRDVVFVNTGTDQEEVARTIQHYDFVAIPVVDAEQRLVGIVTVDDVLDILEQETTEDIYKLGGVESGGDNYFQTNLFTVARKRVVWLFILLITNSATAAVITNQEDILEKVVALTAFIPLLIGTGGNVGAQSSTVVIRGLNTEDVRPSEALNIIKREAIAGVLLGTMLGSVVIVWAYFLQGNFFVALAVGISLLSICVLASVSGSALPFLFRAMGLDPALMSAPFITTAVDVLGVLIYLNLARWILG, from the coding sequence ATGCAAAGCAGATCCCGACAAGAGTTACAAGACCTAGTGCGCCAGCAGCTGCAAGTGCTACTTGAACAAAAGAACTTTCAGGGTGCTAAAGCTTTATTAATTCCGGTTCAGGTTGCAGATATTGCCGAATCTATTGAAGGTTTACCAGAGGCTACCCAGGCGATCGCTTTTCGGTTACTTTCTAAAGAAGAGGCTATAGAAGTCTTTGAATATTTAGACCCTAGTGTACAACAAACACTACTAGAAGATTTTAAGCGTCAGGATGTACAGGAAATCGTCGATTATATGTCCCCTGACGACCGGGCGCGCTTGTTTGACGAACTCCCCGCTAAAGTTGTGCGGCGACTATTACAACAACTGAGTCCGGCGGAACGGGATGCAACTGCTCTGCTTTTAGGTTATGCGCCTAACACTGCGGGGCGGATTATGACTCCTGAGTATCTGTCACTGAGGGAAAATATTACGATTAATCAGGCACTAGCGCAAATTCGTTCTTTGGCTAACTTGAGAGAAACTATTTACTATATATATGTAACTGATGATGCTCGTCGCTTAACTGGGATTCTCTCCCTGCGGGATCTGATTTTAGCGCAACCAGAGCAAACTATTGGCAGCATCATGACCCGTGATGTGGTATTTGTAAATACTGGGACTGACCAAGAAGAAGTGGCTCGGACAATTCAGCACTATGACTTTGTAGCCATTCCTGTGGTAGATGCAGAACAGCGTCTAGTGGGTATTGTCACGGTGGATGATGTGCTGGATATTTTAGAACAAGAAACCACGGAAGACATCTATAAGTTAGGTGGTGTAGAATCTGGCGGTGATAATTATTTTCAAACTAACTTATTTACTGTTGCCCGGAAGCGGGTAGTATGGTTGTTTATTCTATTGATAACTAATAGTGCTACGGCGGCGGTAATTACTAACCAAGAAGATATTTTAGAAAAAGTAGTTGCTTTAACTGCCTTTATACCCTTATTGATTGGTACAGGCGGGAATGTGGGGGCGCAGTCTTCAACTGTGGTGATTCGGGGCTTGAATACGGAAGACGTTCGCCCTAGTGAAGCTTTAAATATCATCAAACGAGAAGCGATCGCTGGTGTACTGCTCGGAACTATGCTAGGTAGTGTAGTCATAGTTTGGGCATACTTCTTACAAGGGAATTTCTTTGTAGCCCTAGCTGTAGGTATTAGTCTATTGTCCATCTGTGTTTTAGCCTCAGTTTCTGGTTCGGCTTTGCCATTTTTATTCCGTGCGATGGGGCTAGATCCGGCTTTGATGTCAGCGCCTTTTATTACCACTGCTGTTGATGTGTTGGGAGTGTTAATTTACCTCAACTTAGCTCGATGGATTTTAGGCTAA
- a CDS encoding glucose 1-dehydrogenase: protein MKGLQGKNALVTGATSGIGQAIAVKLAQLGCNIAINYRRTPESGSETEAMAVEKACKDIENCGMRSLLVKGDVSQESDIVTMVNSVVNTFGSLDILINNAGIQRECPSHELTTADFDQVLAVNLRGAFICARETIKHLLSQNRSGVIINISSVHEIIPRPTYLSYSISKGGMENLTKTLALEYANRGIRVNAVAPGATVTPINQAWIDDPEKKAAVESHIPMCRAGTAEEMAASVAFLASDDAGYITGQTLFVDGGLTLYADFRENWSA from the coding sequence ATGAAAGGATTACAAGGCAAAAATGCTTTAGTTACAGGTGCAACTTCAGGTATTGGTCAGGCGATCGCTGTTAAACTTGCCCAATTAGGCTGTAATATAGCGATTAACTACCGCAGAACTCCCGAATCAGGGTCTGAAACCGAAGCAATGGCAGTAGAGAAAGCCTGTAAAGATATCGAAAATTGCGGAATGCGTTCGCTTTTAGTAAAAGGTGATGTTTCCCAAGAATCAGATATTGTGACAATGGTCAACAGTGTAGTTAACACCTTTGGTAGCTTAGATATTCTGATCAATAATGCGGGGATTCAAAGAGAATGCCCATCCCATGAACTGACTACCGCAGACTTCGATCAAGTCCTTGCAGTTAACCTCCGGGGTGCTTTTATCTGCGCCCGTGAAACCATCAAACATCTTTTATCCCAGAACCGTTCCGGGGTAATCATCAATATTTCCAGTGTTCACGAAATTATTCCCAGACCTACATATCTGAGTTATTCCATCAGCAAAGGGGGAATGGAAAATCTCACTAAAACCCTAGCATTAGAATATGCTAATCGAGGTATTCGTGTCAATGCTGTCGCACCGGGAGCAACAGTCACACCAATCAATCAAGCTTGGATAGATGACCCAGAAAAAAAGGCAGCTGTAGAAAGTCATATCCCCATGTGTCGTGCGGGAACTGCTGAAGAAATGGCAGCATCTGTAGCTTTTTTAGCCTCAGATGATGCCGGTTACATCACTGGTCAAACCCTATTTGTAGACGGTGGATTAACTTTGTACGCTGACTTCCGCGAAAACTGGTCAGCTTGA